A genomic window from Brassica oleracea var. oleracea cultivar TO1000 chromosome C8, BOL, whole genome shotgun sequence includes:
- the LOC106312675 gene encoding serine/threonine-protein kinase HT1-like, translating into MIDAPKFIGGNNHNHNNNNYYEDYQKLEGSNMSIDSLQTTVVGVSVATSRDNSSVGSNDSKTHILGHPGLKPVRQHYTGSTENSVYRPGNHHELNDDALQQALMDSRYPVEGLADFDEWTIDLRKLHMGPAFAQGAFGKLYRGTYNGDDVAIKILERPENDPEKAQLMGQQFQQEVMMLATLKHANIVRFIGACRRSMVWCIVTEYAKGGSLRQFLTKRRNRAVPLKLAVKQALDVATGMAYVHGLGYIHRDLKSDNLLISADRSIKIADFGVARIEVKTEGMTPETGTYRWMAPEMIQHRPYTQKVDVYSFGIVLWELLTGMVPFQNMTAVQAAFAVVNRGVRPSIPDDCLPVLRNILTRCWDADPEVRPPFTEIVMMLERAEAEVMNNVRKARFRCCAQPMTID; encoded by the exons ATGATCGATGCACCAAAGTTCATCGGAGGAAACAACCACAACCACAACAATAACAATTACTATGAAGACTACCAAAAACTCGAAGGTTCCAACATGTCAATCGATAGTTTACAGACAACTGTCGTCGGTGTTTCGGTAGCAACTTCGAGGGACAACAGCAGTGTTGGGTCCAATGATTCCAAAACCCACATCTTAGGCCACCCTGGTCTGAAACCAGTGCGCCAACACTACACCGGTTCTACTGAAAACAGTGTTTACCGTCCAGGGAACCACCACGAGCTCAACGACGACGCTCTCCAGCAAGCTCTGATGGACAGTAGATATCCTGTTGAAGGACTGGCGGATTTCGACGAATGGACTATTGATCTGAGGAAGCTTCACATGGGCCCTGCTTTCGCTCAGGGGGCCTTTGGGAAGCTCTACAGAGGAACGTACAACGGCGATGACGTGGCCATCAAGATACTCGAGAGGCCTGAGAATGATCCGGAGAAGGCGCAGCTGATGGGGCAGCAGTTTCAGCAGGAGGTGATGATGCTCGCCACCCTGAAGCACGCCAACATCGTCAGGTTTATCGGTGCGTGCCGCAGATCGATGGTCTGGTGCATTGTCACGGAATACGCCAAGGGAGGCTCCTTGAGACAGTTCTTGACTAAGAGACGGAACCGTGCAGTGCCGTTGAAGCTGGCGGTTAAGCAGGCGTTGGATGTGGCGACCGGGATGGCATATGTGCATGGACTTGGGTATATTCACAGAGACTTGAAATCGGATAATCTTCTGATCTCTGCGGATAGATCCATCAAAATTGCGGATTTTGGTGTTGCTAGGATCGAGGTCAAAACAGAAGGAATGACTCCAGAGACTGGGACTTACCGTTGGATGGCCCC GGAGATGATCCAGCACAGGCCTTACACGCAGAAGGTTGATGTGTACAGCTTTGGGATCGTGCTATGGGAGCTGTTGACGGGTATGGTACCGTTTCAGAACATGACAGCTGTACAAGCAGCGTTTGCGGTTGTGAACAGAGGAGTGAGACCATCGATCCCTGACGATTGCCTTCCTGTGCTGAGAAACATCTTGACTCGCTGTTGGGACGCAGACCCTGAAGTGCGCCCTCCGTTCACCGAGATTGTGATGATGCTCGAGCGAGCCGAGGCAGAGGTAATGAACAATGTTCGTAAAGCCAGGTTCAGGTGCTGTGCTCAACCCATGACCATTGATTGA
- the LOC106312521 gene encoding serine/threonine-protein kinase HT1-like isoform X2, translating to MSVDNSSVGSSDALIGYPGLKPLRSSNVYSLSVGQSVFRPGKVTHALNDDALAQALMDTRYPTQGLASYEEWTIDLRKLHMGPPFAQGAFGKLYKGTYNGEDVAIKILERPENSPEKAQFMEQQFQQEVSMLANLKHQNIVRFIGACRKPMVWCIVTEYAKGGSVRQFLTKRQNRAVPLKLAVKQALDVARGMAYVHGRNFIHRDLKSDNLLISADKSIKIADFGVARIEVQTEGMTPETGTYRWMAPEMIQHRAYNQKVDVYSFGIVLWELITGLLPFQNMTAVQAAFAVVNRGVRPTVPNDCLPVLSEIMTRCWDANPEVRPCFLEVVSLLEAAETEIMTTARKARFRCCMSQPMTID from the exons ATGTCCGTCGACAACAGCAGCGTCGGCTCCAGCGACGCTCTCATCGGCTACCCGGGGTTGAAGCCACTCCGCAGCAGCAACGTCTACTCCCTCTCCGTCGGGCAAAGCGTGTTTCGTCCCGGGAAAGTCACCCACGCGCTGAACGACGACGCCTTGGCTCAAGCGCTGATGGACACCAGGTACCCGACCCAAGGGCTGGCCAGCTACGAGGAGTGGACGATTGACCTGAGGAAGCTCCACATGGGTCCTCCTTTCGCTCAAGGGGCTTTTGGTAAACTATATAAAGGGACTTACAACGGGGAGGATGTAGCCATCAAGATACTCGAGCGGCCGGAGAACAGCCCCGAGAAGGCGCAGTTCATGGAGCAGCAGTTTCAGCAGGAGGTGTCTATGCTCGCGAATTTGAAGCATCAGAACATCGTGAGGTTCATCGGTGCGTGCCGCAAGCCGATGGTGTGGTGTATAGTGACTGAGTACGCCAAAGGAGGCTCCGTGAGGCAGTTTTTGACGAAGAGGCAGAACCGCGCGGTGCCGTTGAAGTTGGCTGTTAAACAGGCGTTGGATGTTGCCAGGGGTATGGCTTATGTCCATGGACGCAACTTCATACACAGAGATCTCAAGTCTGATAACCTTCTCATCTCTGCTGATAAGTCGATCAAGATTGCTGATTTTGGTGTTGCGAGAATCGAAGTTCAAACCGAAGGGATGACGCCAGAAACTGGAACTTACAGATGGATGGCTCC AGAGATGATACAGCACAGAGCCTACAATCAAAAAGTGGATGTGTATAGTTTCGGGATAGTGCTGTGGGAGCTGATCACAGGACTGTTACCGTTCCAGAACATGACAGCTGTACAGGCTGCGTTTGCGGTTGTGAACCGAGGGGTCCGGCCGACGGTCCCAAACGATTGTCTCCCGGTGCTCAGTGAGATCATGACTCGATGCTGGGATGCTAATCCTGAAGTACGGCCATGTTTTCTTGAGGTTGTGAGTCTGCTTGAAGCTGCGGAGACAGAGATAATGACGACAGCTAGGAAAGCTCGTTTCAGATGTTGCATGAGTCAGCCAATGACGATTGACTGA
- the LOC106312521 gene encoding serine/threonine-protein kinase HT1-like isoform X1, translating to MLEGAKFNVLAVGNHHNNDYAFTQEFYQKLNEGSNMSMQTSNAGGSVSMSVDNSSVGSSDALIGYPGLKPLRSSNVYSLSVGQSVFRPGKVTHALNDDALAQALMDTRYPTQGLASYEEWTIDLRKLHMGPPFAQGAFGKLYKGTYNGEDVAIKILERPENSPEKAQFMEQQFQQEVSMLANLKHQNIVRFIGACRKPMVWCIVTEYAKGGSVRQFLTKRQNRAVPLKLAVKQALDVARGMAYVHGRNFIHRDLKSDNLLISADKSIKIADFGVARIEVQTEGMTPETGTYRWMAPEMIQHRAYNQKVDVYSFGIVLWELITGLLPFQNMTAVQAAFAVVNRGVRPTVPNDCLPVLSEIMTRCWDANPEVRPCFLEVVSLLEAAETEIMTTARKARFRCCMSQPMTID from the exons ATGCTTGAGGGAGCAAAGTTCAACGTGTTGGCTGTTGGGAACCACCACAACAACGACTATGCCTTCACGCAAGAGTTCTATCAAAAACTTAACGAAGGCTCCAACATGTCCATGCAGACCAGTAACGCCGGAGGCTCCGTGTCTATGTCCGTCGACAACAGCAGCGTCGGCTCCAGCGACGCTCTCATCGGCTACCCGGGGTTGAAGCCACTCCGCAGCAGCAACGTCTACTCCCTCTCCGTCGGGCAAAGCGTGTTTCGTCCCGGGAAAGTCACCCACGCGCTGAACGACGACGCCTTGGCTCAAGCGCTGATGGACACCAGGTACCCGACCCAAGGGCTGGCCAGCTACGAGGAGTGGACGATTGACCTGAGGAAGCTCCACATGGGTCCTCCTTTCGCTCAAGGGGCTTTTGGTAAACTATATAAAGGGACTTACAACGGGGAGGATGTAGCCATCAAGATACTCGAGCGGCCGGAGAACAGCCCCGAGAAGGCGCAGTTCATGGAGCAGCAGTTTCAGCAGGAGGTGTCTATGCTCGCGAATTTGAAGCATCAGAACATCGTGAGGTTCATCGGTGCGTGCCGCAAGCCGATGGTGTGGTGTATAGTGACTGAGTACGCCAAAGGAGGCTCCGTGAGGCAGTTTTTGACGAAGAGGCAGAACCGCGCGGTGCCGTTGAAGTTGGCTGTTAAACAGGCGTTGGATGTTGCCAGGGGTATGGCTTATGTCCATGGACGCAACTTCATACACAGAGATCTCAAGTCTGATAACCTTCTCATCTCTGCTGATAAGTCGATCAAGATTGCTGATTTTGGTGTTGCGAGAATCGAAGTTCAAACCGAAGGGATGACGCCAGAAACTGGAACTTACAGATGGATGGCTCC AGAGATGATACAGCACAGAGCCTACAATCAAAAAGTGGATGTGTATAGTTTCGGGATAGTGCTGTGGGAGCTGATCACAGGACTGTTACCGTTCCAGAACATGACAGCTGTACAGGCTGCGTTTGCGGTTGTGAACCGAGGGGTCCGGCCGACGGTCCCAAACGATTGTCTCCCGGTGCTCAGTGAGATCATGACTCGATGCTGGGATGCTAATCCTGAAGTACGGCCATGTTTTCTTGAGGTTGTGAGTCTGCTTGAAGCTGCGGAGACAGAGATAATGACGACAGCTAGGAAAGCTCGTTTCAGATGTTGCATGAGTCAGCCAATGACGATTGACTGA
- the LOC106310649 gene encoding alpha/beta hydrolase domain-containing protein 17B-like, translated as MGNVTSNVAAKFAFFPPTPATYGVSQDEETGKLTFTGVTPEKSMEVHQVTTKSGNKVVATFWKHPFARFTLLYSHGNAADLGQMVDLFIELRAHLRVNIMSYDYSGYGASTGKPSECNTYHDIEAVYNCLRSEYEIKQEEMILYGQSVGSGPTLYLASRLKRLRGVVLHSAILSGIRVLYPVKMTFWFDIYKNLDRIRHVTCPVLVIHGTKDEVVNMSHGKRLWELSKDKYDPLWVKGGGHCNLETYPEYIKHLRKFINAMEKLAINNPPTKQLDDQPRNTETKHNCCLSFKKR; from the exons ATGGGTAATGTGACGTCAAACGTGGCGGCGAAGTTCGCTTTCTTCCCACCAACACCGGCTACGTACGGCGTAAGTCAAGACGAGGAGACCGGAAAGCTCACGTTCACCGGTGTCACCCCGGAAAAAAGCATGGAGGTTCACCAAGTTACCACCAAGTCCGGCAACAAAGTCGTCGCTACGTTTTGGAAACACCCATTTGCAAGATTCACTCTCCTCTATTCCCATGGCAATGCTGCTGATCTCGGCCAAATGGTCGACCTCTTCATCGAGCTCCGAGCTCATCTCCGTGTCAACATTATGAG CTATGATTATTCAGGCTATGGAGCTTCAACCGGCAAG CCGTCTGAGTGCAACACGTACCACGATATCGAGGCTGTGTACAACTGTTTGAGGAGCGAGTACGAGATCAAGCAAGAGGAGATGATTCTGTATGGTCAGTCCGTTGGAAGCGGGCCAACGTTGTACTTGGCGTCTCGATTGAAGAGACTAAGAGGGGTTGTTCTTCACAGCGCAATTCTCTCTGGGATTAGAGTCTTGTACCCTGTCAAAATGACATTCTGGTTCGACATATACAAA AACCTTGATAGGATACGTCATGTCACATGCCCTGTTCTTGTCATACAC GGAACAAAGGATGAGGTCGTGAACATGTCACACGGGAAGCGATTGTGGGAGCTTTCAAAGGACAAGTATGATCCATTGTGGGTAAAAGGAGGAGGGCATTGCAACTTGGAGACATATCCTGAGTACATAAAGCACCTTCGAAAGTTCATAAACGCAATGGAGAAACTCGCTATCAATAATCCACCAACCAAACAACTAGATGACCAGCCAAGAAACACCGAAACTAAGCACAATTGTTGCTTAAGCTTCAAGAAAAGGTAG
- the LOC106311040 gene encoding F-box/FBD/LRR-repeat protein At1g80470-like, giving the protein MSIHRRTSTSEDRISSLPNTLLCQILSYLSTEDSVRTSALSKRWTHLWLHVPALELDSSKFPDDFEFGDFFDNFLESGEEDIKRFDLVYNVDEHIHEDFVARIDDVVNRGVCHLTILNELDVEEELVRMPLSLYSCRTLVSLNLYCVVFDASRTAVVSLPRLKTMHLEAVKFDGMWLLGGFISRCSVLEELTIVTDDGDELGVVIVSSKSLKSFKLKSMRSEETEDEGDPTVVIDAPRLEFMSITDYQSKRLVIDNIGPFAKVDIDFIFKVEDNDSFGAMIIDFLTKLSTVREMIISSRTLEMIHDNCEWELLPQFANMSHLHASFLETSWKLLLTFLGCCPNLQSLDLEFDSFPEPEEIELSFVPQCFQSSLQFVGLRTPIRVEGTLSEMKLPMLFLRNCKVLKKLMLNESFRNVIQKVRGIPKMSPQFLTVALSNI; this is encoded by the exons ATGTCGATTCACAGGAGGACAAGTACATCTGAAGATAGGATAAGCAGTTTACCCAATACATTGTTATGTCAGATTCTATCGTACCTCTCTACGGAAGATTCGGTTCGGACCAGCGCTTTGTCTAAACGGTGGACCCATCTCTGGTTGCATGTTCCTGCTTTGGAGTTGGACTCCAGTAAGTTTCCTGATGATTTCGAATTTGGGGATTTTTTCGATAACTTCCTGGAGTCTGGCGAAGAAGACATAAAGAGATTTGATTTGGTCTACAATGTTGATGAGCACATTCATGAAGATTTTGTGGCGAGGATTGATGATGTGGTTAATCGTGGAGTTTGTCATCTAACTATTCTCAACGAGTTGGATGTTGAAGAAGAGTTAGTTAGGATGCCTCTCTCGCTCTATTCATGCAGGACATTGGTGAGTTTAAATCTATATTGTGTAGTTTTCGATGCTTCCCGGACGGCGGTTGTTTCTTTGCCTCGTCTCAAGACTATGCATTTAGAGGCAGTTAAATTTGACGGAATGTGGCTTCTTGGGGGTTTCATTTCAAGATGTTCGGTTCTTGAAGAGTTAACCATAGTCACGGATGATGGTGATGAACTCGGAGTTGTAATTGTGAGCTCAAAGTCGCTAAAAAGCTTCAAATTAAAATCTATGCGTAGTGAGGAAACTGAAGACGAAGGTGATCCTACTGTTGTGATTGATGCTCCAAGACTTGAGTTTATGAGTATCACTGATTACCAATCTAAAAGGTTGGTAATTGACAATATTGGTCCCTTTGCAAAGGTGGACATTGATTTTATCTTTAAAGTGGAGGATAATGATTCATTTGGAGCTATGATCATTGATTTTCTGACCAAGTTATCCACAGTCCGTGAAATGATCATCTCTTCCAGAACGCTGGAG ATGATCCATGATAACTGCGAATGGGAACTGCTACCTCAATTTGCTAATATGTCTCACTTGCATGCTTCGTTCCTTGAAACATCGTGGAAACTGTTGCTAACTTTTCTTGGCTGCTGTCCAAATCTACAGTCACTTGACTTG GAATTTGACTCTTTTCCAGAGCCAGAAGAGATTGAACTTTCATTTGTGCCGCAATGTTTCCAATCATCTCTCCAGTTTGTTGGACTGAGGACACCAATCAGGGTCGAAGGAACATTAAGTGAGATGAAACTACCAATGCTCTTTTTAAGGAATTGCAAAGTCCTGAAAAAACTGATGCTTAATGAGAGTTTCAGAAACGTCATCCAGAAAGTTAGAGGGATTCCGAAAATGTCGCCCCAGTTTCTAACTGTGGCTCTTTCAAATATCTAG